AAAGATCCGAATAGCGGAGGGGCTCATCAGGATTATAACGCAGGGGATCGGCCATGTGGTTCAGGACCGTGTCGGCTACGATTTTGATACCGCGGGCATGGGCAGCCTTGATCATCGACCGCAGCTCGGCTTCGCTTCCGAGCTTGTTCTGGAAGACCCGGTTATCGGTCGGCTGATAGCTTTCCCACCAGATGCCGTAACGCTCCAGGGTCTTTTGCGGCGGCGAAATCTGAATGATCTTGTAACCGGCGCTTTCCAGCTGCGGCAGCTGCTTTTCGATGTACCCGTAGGTCATGTTAAAGGCCTGGAGAATGATGTCCGGACGATCAACTTTCAGCGTTGTGGACTGCTTGTTCACGAAGTCAAGCGCATCCCAACCGAGGACGCGATCGGCGCCGTAGATTGTTTTGATCTCGTCCACGCCCCGGGCGACGATTTCTCCGGATGGACTGATATCATCCTTGCGGCCGATGCTGGTGCGTTTCGCCCGGCTGACCGGCACGGTTTCGCCCAGCATGAAGGCCTTGCTGACGTCGATGCAGCTATTATCCGCAGCACAGGATGTGTCCGGTTTCGCCGGCTCCGGCTGAGGCTCAGGCTGGCCCGGTTGTCCGGGCTCCTCGGACGGAGGCTGGGGCTCGGGGGAATCGCCGTCGTCTTTCTTGTCCGAACAACTGGCGAGCAGCTGGCCGATCAGAAAAACACTCACAAGTTTTTTTGATACTGCATTCATAAAGCACCTCGGGTTTAGACCAATATAGAGCAACCCACCATCATCGAAGTGTGATGGCGTTCTTGATGGACAAGGAATGCGCGGCCATGAATCAGTTTCGAAATGGAGCGAGTTCAGGTTCCCCACTAGCGAAGTTTCTATCTGAAAAATCTCTAAGCCGTCAATGACGAGATGAAATAAAACTACAAATTACAAAACACAAAGGTGAGCTGTTCCCAAAAGAAGACGCTTTCACATGAGGCTGTGTTGCTTGCTGCGAGGCAGTTTGAAGATATCATAAAGAGGCGGGCCAACCCGAATTCCAAGGACTGCGTCCGGGTTGGGATGGAGTAATTTTCCTACACGTAAACTTAGACAGAGCGCTGAAGGGCGCGTATTTCCTGGCTTTGGAGGTCGCGGTTGTTCGGGAAATATTCGTTATGGAGACGCCGCAAGTCATCACCCACCAAAAGGTAACTTAATCCGCGATTCTCGGCGGCTCTCCAGCGGACCAGCATGGTCTGGGATTCATCCCATCCGTCCGGGATGTCCTGAGACGGGTAATAGGCGATCACGGCCCGGCGACCCGCGAGCGGACCACCATGGAATTGCTCGTAGTATCTTTGTTCCTCCTCGGCGCTCCAGACTTCGACATAAGGGAAGCTTAAAAATCTTTCGACCACCGCAGGATCCCACCAGGCAAGGCTTACGAAGTTCATCGTCTGCTGCAGTCCGAAGATGGGCAGAAGCTCCGCGCTCTGCTGTATGAATTCCAGAACACCACTTTTCTCCGCATCATAGTTTCCGGCGATGGCTCCGAGCGTATCCCAATGAATGCCATCGAAACCGAGT
This genomic interval from Oligoflexus sp. contains the following:
- a CDS encoding glycoside hydrolase family 66 protein codes for the protein MGLNGRYGFLSDFSSMSETEARRRIQRLYENFGIQDFQFYDWAYSYSEATQGDHWTDAFLRSRPISRATILAYIDEIHRCGGRAWAYVQAVGAEEHDLDYLKPHAFRLVDRNGRPYVHAARFPCYFANAAWARFMVNRWAPDIMELGFDGIHWDTLGAIAGNYDAEKSGVLEFIQQSAELLPIFGLQQTMNFVSLAWWDPAVVERFLSFPYVEVWSAEEEQRYYEQFHGGPLAGRRAVIAYYPSQDIPDGWDESQTMLVRWRAAENRGLSYLLVGDDLRRLHNEYFPNNRDLQSQEIRALQRSV